Part of the Zingiber officinale cultivar Zhangliang chromosome 6A, Zo_v1.1, whole genome shotgun sequence genome, TAACCATTTATATATGCATCTGCAAGACCTAAATCAGCTTCAGTGGCAATCTGTCAAGATAGATATGATGGGTAAGTTTTTGGCCTGGTGCACTTGTAATTGGTATTCAAACTAGGACTGTTCATAAAAGGCAAACAAATGGACCTTCCAATAGAACAAAGGATTATGAACTCTAAGAATAGCCTTTTTCGTGTTTTGCTTTCTCGTTCCCTTGAACTCGTATATATTGCCACCTTCTTCTAGCAATCTGCAATTATGATGTAGCATGGATTCAAAGGAATGTTGCATGTGAAGCCTAAAATTGCAGACACTGGATAGTTTCTAGAGAGCCTAATGCTTGACAGATATCCATCTCAATTGCTTGCTCTCAGGTTATATTAAACCATGTATTAGTTAATTCCTGAAAAAAAATGATGTTCTAACTTGCAAGTATTGGTAATTGTGTGATTTATaccatttcttttaattttgatgtCTATAATGTACTCCACATTGTTGCCATTGTACTATGATCACAACTTACAGTTTTACAAGCACCAATAAGCAAATGACCTTTTCCAAGGTGAATCTAAATATGCAAGCAAATCAATGCACTAACGTTAAGTAACCAGTTGAGATATAACTCTCAAGAAATCTAATCACAAAATGTCTTGCTCCACGTTCCATTAATGATGGTACCATATGTATTGGGTTTCTCAATAGAACAGTATCTTTTCCAAGCACACTGTTGGCAGCCATAATGCCTGCCTGTAAAAGAATTGTGATTTGCACATCAAGCATTTCATTTCGTTGATGTTTAATGATTGTAAAGCATTCTGTGTTTAAATCCAAATGCAAGAAGTAGTTCTATCACCTTCAGTCCATCCTCATGGGAGCCATAACCTGTGAATCACCATCCAAATAAGTgagaatttcaatttcaatttctagTTGAAGTTTGATTCAATTCGAAATTTAGACCTTTCagttaaatttttcttaacttgGTTTTGTCAATTCATGTTTTTTGGTTTCAGTTAGCCCTTTTCGCGCAACACTCGCTAAAATGTTGGAATGAAATGGTACCAGAAGAAGACTCTCAATTTGACACCAAACTCTTGATTACTACAACTTCCACAGCTTACCTTGGTATGCTCCAGAAAACCATATTGCTCTTTTCCCCTGTATATCTTCTAGCTCCAAGGCTGCTTTGGAGGCAGCAACAGATGGAAAAGAATGGCTGGTGCACCATTTAAGCAAGGTGTGTTTTGGAACACGCGGAGGGTTCAGAGTTACGAGAAATGGTAGCTTGGTTGAACCTAGATTCTGCAGACATATTTGCACCATATCATTGACAGTTAGTAATCTTTCAAGAGATATTCTTCCTAACAAACCAAATTCAAAGAATGCATGATGTTAAATTAATGATATGTGCTTAAAAACTAAAAGGCACAGCAAACCTGCAACACATTTAGCCAATATGTGACACACACTCCATCGTGTGTTGCCCCAAGATAATTACAAGCACTCCATGCTGCTGGATTTTTAGGCATCAAACTTTTGTCATGATGAAGATAAATATCACTGTACACAGAAACACACTATACTTCAGTTGGTGAGGGAATGAGAAAATGTAAAGTAATATTATAATGACATGTATGTGTGAGCTTTCCTCAagtttaatatttgaattaaatttgatAACATTATTATCCAGCAAGACCATATCCATGAAAAACTAAAGGAAAggttgtttcatgttcaagaagCTTCACTCTCAGCTAAATATAGACCTCATTTTCTTACAACTTAGTGGCAAATTAAAGATCTAATTCAGCTGCTCTATATCAAATGAACAAGAAGTATTATGTAGAGATAAGCCTGATTTAATGACTCTTGAGCATATAATCAGATGTGACATCTATGAATTGGTTAGATGCATTTAAATGATAACCCAAATAATCAAAAGTCATAATTGAAATCATACTTAGTTAAAACTAATAACTGTCATCTATATGTACTAATCTCTTAAACTAAGAGGTAGAGTTTAATATTCTCTTTCTCACTTGTTACGCTCAACATTGATTCAAATATCATGTTAAAGTCATCATCGAAGTCCAATCCTACCCAAAATGCCAAGGCACTCCAATGAGCGACATCTTGGTATTTAAATACGATTAATAAGTCTCACTTAACAATGCAAGACTTAAAGGTGGAATTTCATGTCTCCATCTTACTTCCTCCTCTGTTTAGCATGTCTGCTTTCAACAACAGCAACATACCTATATACATATTGGAAGGCACCAAGTATCCTTGCCTCCTCGAAGGTTGCTTGTTCTCCTAAAAGCTTCAAAGCATCCGGGGCATGGGCGCTAATTATGCACTGATCATACATCTCTTTCGAGCAATCTGCTCCTACCACACAGCATCCTGCCAAAAAGCCATATTGTATTTAACCAAAGATGATCATAAAAAATCTTGATCTGTGagtttatcaaaataaatttgaTCAAGAGGATCCAATTGATACCTCTGGTCAATGATCAGCAATCATATACAGGAAAGCACTTTACCTCCATCAGTACTAAAAACTGATTGCACAGCATATCCTGTTCTGATTGTGCATGATCTTCTCTCCAGTTCTTCTCTTACCTGCTTATAATAAGCATCGAGTTAAAAATATAGCTCTGACCAAATTTATAGATACACAAGTTTACAAGGTTACCCTGCCAATATAATTCTGTGAACGTGACTTGACAGTATGCCACTGTGGGCCACCAGATAGCTGACATGTGTTTGAGAGCATCATAAAGATAAAGAAGATAAAAAAATGTGGTATGGAGTGAAAAGTGTTAACTTAATAATACTAAAGAGGCTTGTAGCGCACTAGTTAGAATGAATAACAAGATGGATGATCACAAACAAAGTAGAAATAACAGCAAAGTTAAGGCAGAAGAATATTAACCTGAAGAAGGTGACTATTACGGAAAAAGGAAAGGACATAATAAGCTGGGAAATGCAGTACTGCATTGGGAGGGCATGACCAGAAAGTGGCACAAATTGGAATCTGTAACCTCACAAAATTGTTTGTACAAACCAAACACAAGTTACTACAATAACATTGAAAAAGAATACAAATTCTCGGACCAAATGAACAGTGATTAAGCTCACAAGATGACCCTTCTGGAACAACTCAGAATAACCATGAGATTTGATGAAGTGCTCCAGCGTCTCATTGCGATCTACATCTGGATCGCCTTCCAGCTTCTCGAGGTACCTTTCAGAATTAATGGTTGGTTTTCCAAACATATCGAGAACAATAGTAAGGGTTTAGCAAACCTTTTCTAGGAGGAAATCGATTGCATGCTGTGACTGTGAGaaagcataaaaataaaaaaataataaaataaatcaaataaaagcTTACTTGAGGACATCTCCCTTAAATTTGAGAAGTTCTTGAATCATTCGCCAAAAGTATGGATTAAGAAGATTGGCCTTTTGCGAAAATAAGCTAGAGAAACCATTCCGACCTCCCCATTCATATCCTTTGCCGTCGTCCAAGCTTATAGCAAACGACATGTCTGAAACCTCCGTCTCCACGCCAAGGCTCTCGAACAACTCCATCATATTGGGATACGTCACTCGATTGAAGACCATGAAGCCAAAGTCAAGGAGAATGCCATCGAAAGAGACCGTCTTAGCATGGCCGCCCAAGTAGCCTTCCTTCTCGTAGACCACTACCTCCGCACCGGCCTTCGCCAATGTGTAGGCCGCAGCCAGCCCAGTGATCCCCGCGCCCACCACGGCTACCCGCATAGCGACCGGAATGTTGCCTCGGGCAGCTGCCGCCGATCGACGTGAGAGCCCCCGATTGGAGTGAGTGGAGAAGGGAGCAAAGAGCCCGAATAAAGCAACTGATGAACTCTGGGAAGGAGATGGTTAAAAATAATGGACATTGGGCTGAGGAGtgaataagataaatatgagctcgtttttcttcttttttgtaggagaaaaaaaaacgagctcgtatatatatatatttttttatttttttttatttttttccctttttctcgTGTTTCATATGGACCAGGTCTCCATTATTGGAGCAATTATTTTGAACTGTTTCGTAGCAGTAGCTGATTAGATTGGACGAGTCTCTAGTTACCGTCAAATTAATAattagtaaatttttaaaataataataataataataattttaaactcGAGATCCATCTCAATTAATTATTAATCGTTCAATCATATATATAGCCATAATTTCGTCTCGACAACTCCGCAAGGCTACTTCCTCCTCGCGCCGCGCCGTCACACGAACCAGGCCCTCGTGCCCTCCCTCGTGCCTATCTTCTCGCGACTGCTGGCACTTGACTCCTCGCCGTTGCGGACCTTCTCGTTGCCGCCGCGACCAGCCCTCGGCTTCCCTCCCTCGCAAGCTCTACTCGCGACCGCCGCCCTCGCGACAGACGACCCCGTGCTGCGACAAGGCTTACAAACAGGCTGTGAGGCTTGGCGAGACGAAGCTAGGCTGCCCAAGCTCTCAGCCTATCTAGGGTTTCAGGCGCCTCCCTCACACGTCCACCCAAAGAATCTAGGGTTTCTCTTGCAGGTAAAACCTCATTTGTTTCTTTCTATTTCTATTGCAGGTTTGATCTTATAAGAAATCAGTAGTTTAATTGGTGTTCGATCGCAATGTTTTGTTCCGTTCGACTTATCAAATTAGATTTTGTTCAGTTTGGCAGTCTTGATTTTATACGACATATCATTGTGGTTTTTGTTTGGTCTTCGAATGCTATTGCTCTTCGAAGTAACAGCTTCAGTTGCTATAAAAAAATTAGTCTTCAAAGTTTCTTTTGAAACTTGTAGTTTCTAATGCAGTTTTTAACACTTATATAAAATGTTATTGTTTAGCGTACTTTTATTAAATTTTACTGTTTAGGTTGTTAGTTTCTTTTAACACTTATGCAAAATGTTATGTAAATCTTGACTCATCCGATTAGATTTGgataatgtttttaaattaacttgcagtttttattttataagaaatAAGTTGTGGTTTTTGTCTAATTATCTATTGTCAATTATAATATGAGGGCGCCTAGAAATGGAAGACaatagagttgatgatcaggAATACATTCCCTAAGTTTCAGATAATCGAAAGCCACACattggaatggaattctcatcactagaggatgcatattcgttctacaaccaatatgcacgagaagctggatttagttcaaggatacacacaagcaagaaaaataagataacaaaCGAAGTAACgtggaaacaaattgtatgctttaaagaaggccATACATATTTAATACGGTGGAATAAACATGCAAAAGTTGATCAACTGacaagggaaagagcacgtgggTCAGTTAGAACAGGATGTAAGTcaaatattgcatttgtcaaAAAACAAAGTGgacctaattgggttgtcagtaactttatagaaacccataatcatccactcgcaactccatcaaaggtgcatttgctacgctcacatcgtaatgTTTCTGCAGCAAAGAAAGCTTTAACACAACAATTTGCAGAGGCTAATGTGCCAACTTGTTAACAAATGCgattattagagatagagtatggagggccTGAGGGTgtaggttgcacagaaagagatatttgaaattttaaaagaaatctaagggatgaacaaaagggtattgatgttAAAAGAAACTAACAACCTAAAcagtaaaaatttaataaaattacgCTAAACAATAACATTTTACATAAGTGTTAAAAACTGCATTAGAAACTGCAAGTTTCAAAAGAAACTTTGAAGACCAAATTTTTTATAGCAACTGATGCTGTTACTTCGAAGAGCAATAACATTCGAAGACCAAACAAAAACCACAATGATATGTCGTATAAAATCAAGATTGCCAAACTAAACAAAATCTAATTTGATGAGTCGAACGGAACAAAACACTGCGATCGAACATCAATTAAACTACTGATTTCTTATAAGATCAAACCTGCAATAGAAATAGAAAGAAACAAATGAGATTGTACCTGCAAGAGAAACCCTAGATTCTTTGGGTGGACGTGTGAGGGAGGCGCCTGAAACCCTAGATAGGCCGAGAGCTTGGGCAGCCTAGCTTCGTCTCACCGAGCCTCACAGCTTGTTTGTAAGCCTTGTTGCGGCACGAGGTCGTCTGTCGCGAGGGCGGCGGCTGCGAGCAGAGCTTGCGAGGGAGGGAAGCCGAGGGCTGGTCGCGGCGGCAACGAGAAGGTCCGCAACGACAAGGAGTCAGGTGCCAGCGGTCGCGAGAAGCTAGGCGCGAGGGAGGGCACGAGGGCCTGGTTCGTGTGCCGGCACGACGCGAGGAGGAAGTAACCCTGTGGAGTTGTCGAGACGAAGTTAGGGCTTAGGCGAAATAATTCTTTATCGCCCTGCCTTATGACGCGATAGCTGCCACGTCCGCAGTCCGCAACGGTCCGCAGGAGTTGTTCCGCAGCAGAACaactctgtatatatatatagagagagaggagTGATCTCCTACGCGCCTGCAcatgcgcgactgtgcgcgtgcGCAGGAGATcactcattttttaaatttttttttaatattttaaatttaaaaaatcaattaaaataattaacattttcttatataaatttctaatacattaatatatcccctcaacatattacaatacttcaAACTTcccaattgaattataatttttaagctattttttttagattttatctctagggttcaggttttctaattaggttatagtgtttggttttaaaaaaaaataaaataaaataaatttaagtatttattgagtattgtaatatgttgaggggatatattaatgcattagaaatttatataagaaaatgttaatttttttaattgattttttaaatttaaaatatttaaaaaataaaaatattttaaaaaacaaagAGTGATCTCCTGCGCActcgcacagtcgcgcactgtgcaagcgcgcaggagatcactcctctatatatatatatgttaggaccaaaatgtagctagagagggggggtgaatagctcggtgcgatcttcgtgcttgacgttgcttgtttcttcaaagatgtgcagcgaaaatacaagaaacactacaacaatgctaacaaatggattttacttggtatccactgttggagcaatctgggtaccctaagttttgatgtttgggcaaaggtttaagttaggtttattgttgtatttgatatgcattgtgagtgtacaggatacaggtacaacaaggaaagtccaagtgtgatcttggcaaaggagtaAAGTCCAAGGataagtcttggcggtgtaagtccaagcatgtagtcttggcaacgtaagtccaagtgtgacttggcaatggatgaagtcccggaggcgcgacctcttggcaaaggaagacccgacaacaatgacaaggccgatggaagctctagaaggcaagatgtgaaggatggggaggcatccgagggacgcaaggctgatgaaggaggctagaaggctaggtctaggttagtCGGACGAgaacgagtgttgagtgaatgtactcggggcaaaatcatagaattaGGGGGTACTGTAACagtactgtagcggcactgtagcagcactgtaccagtcgactgatggtttcatcagtcgactggtgcagtcaactGGGGCAGTCAACTGGGAGCGAAAAGAGAGttagtatcgagccgttgggctgcaacggtcgaattttcacgaaggacagtcgactgcatattttggcagtcgactggtaggtggggttttctaacttgtggcctatataactaagcattggaagcttggttaaggttgacgaaattagtggtggtaaaccctaattagtagtctactagtctcaagagtcttggttggtgttgtggtgaggtttctccacccacaaggagcgacttgagatagccggagttcaccgggggctaatccaccgatggatagggatcgtccaccttacggacagccgtggagtaggagccctaatctccgaaccacgttaaataaacgtgtagcttggtttgcatttcctttctttgtcttgcttTTAGTTTatcttgtttgtttttgtttgtattccgctgcaaagCTAACAATAGTGAaggaagcaatcgatttagggtgagacactattcacccccctctagcgaacatcaaggtcccaacatccatctcacaagaggtgactaatccaaggatccacacactcacgcaccctccactatgaaaacactttttctcagtaactaccgaaggcggagaaaccttacaacctcacaatacaacaatgagaaagaaagaagcaaaatacaaatgaatcttacaagattataatgaaaaccctaacttcttcttcttcttgttgcaaatcgtctcttgacttggatgagcctccaagaaccttcaagaactggcggtgaggaagtaAAGATCGCTGTGGAGAAGTTTTGTGTTCGtctgtggagaagagaggaagccgTGTCGAAGAAAACGTTCACCAACGTCTATATTTGcatcaacggtcgaatcccaatcgattggattgctcccaatcgattggggagactttggatcgattgaccgatcgatccagagtgcctctgtgctctctggaatcaccttgaatcgattgcccgatcgattcaaggcttctcgagcgatttccagcgctccaatcgatcaattgatcgattcagaagcttattGTTTGCTcggaaactctcccaatcgatcgatcgattgattggggaagtttcaatcaattacccaatcgattcagcccatttctgcatgaatttgcgtcaaccaatcgatccactgatcgattgaaccccccaatcgattagccaatcgattgggaagcagaaatctgtgcagagcttgaaattagcttcgttttgcatccgagatcacctcattccgatatccgagtcaaaagttatggtcttcggaagtttactacgtccgaacttcctagttccatgccaactccctattggacttacgaccgttaagacttcggtcaacttttgactcatctggactttctctttgtgccaagtgtccggtcctccattacccacttggacttcccaataccagatgcccgatcaaccttgatccatatggatttcctcgtgcctggtttcactcaccaggacttcccttatgcctagcttcactcactaggtctttcacctggcttcactcaccaggattttccttctgcctagcttcactcactaggtctttcacctagcttcactcaccaggacttccagtcaagtatccagtcaaccttgacctacttgactctcctttacatctcaactggtcaaccttgaccaaacgagaattgtatcaacaatctctccaaatgaacaactgcacctacattgtccatatcatctaagcccaatatattgtcaaacatcaaaacccaaatcaagactcaagcttggtcaaccaggtcaatcttgacctaaaggatattgcaccaacaatatatatatatatatataacttagcAATAGAGATAAACATAAATAACACCGTATTAGTGGggttaaaaaatatataacttAACAATAGAGATAAACAGAAATAACACCCACATTAATGGGGTTATAATACCCATTATCTCATTAAAAGGATGTCAGATCTctttgtttataaaaaaaaaatattaaaagatgaACCATTTATAATTACAATCAAATTGTAATCATGATCCAATCGTAATTAATTGCAATCCTTTTCTGGATTTACTATCTCCCATAATATAGTTTGGGTCGAGATGGATGGTTAGAGGCCGTCCTGAGGCCGTCAATAGTAGGCAAGTGACCAGACTGCCGAGCGCCCAACAGGGGACGGCTTTCGAGCAGCCTCCGGTCACTCATcccgacccaaactataacttGGGGGACGATAAACCCATAGAGGAATCACAACTAATTACAGTTGGATCGCGACCACAATATGATTTAAATTGTAAGTGATTCATCCCCTTGTTCATTTTTTTATTGACCAGAGAATCTAGTCTCTATTAAAAAGTGTAAGAATATGTCGCATACATATTATATTAATATCTTCAGTCTCTCATAAATTTTATCATTAACACTCATTATTATGGGGATCCACATGACACATACAAATTATATTAACATATTCATTTTCTATGTTAATTTGAACATTAACACTTATTATTTGTAGATCTCATTGTGCATTCATTTATCTTTATtcttattttatattaaataaatataaattttattttatttatccaatttaaatgattattatttaaaataaataataacaatatttttaaatatatttattgcataaaataatttcatttgttggtttttaattttaaattttttttttttaataaaaaaaatatgggaGGGCACCCATGTGTCCCTCTCATATTTCTCTCACCTAGTGCACGCATACAAGTCTTATGAAACAATTTTTGAACGCGTTCAATTCAATTCACACACCACgtgagaattttattttattttttataaaacaaCCTTTGAACGTGTTCAATTACCTGAATACGTTCAATGTCTCGTTGGCATTAACACCATCATATATTAGTTTTAACACAAATACCGTAGTTCCCAAGGCATAGCACAGACGATGGACACATGACATCTCTGACGTAATGGTcaagggtcgattctcaggaactgacgacctgagatTTATCCCACTATACGCCTgatgcctgtgtacctgcatgtacctccctctatatccgtaGAGCCAACACTAAGGGGTTGTTAATATAACAGATCTACTTTAACACCAATATTGTATTATAAAATCCAATAACTTTCATCAATATGAAACCCTCAGCCAATTTGCTCACTTGAAGTGTTTCTCCCCATAATCAAATGAAGAAAGTGGAAGGAcatttaatttaaaaagtaaatCATCCTTATCCATCACAAGTATTAACAAGACTTAAGTGgcgtttagggtttagggttgatcGTCGCgtgcgcttctcgatttatcctgattATTGGTCAGAAAATTCCATAGGACTGGGTCAATCACCCCCAGAGATAGTCAGTGcgactaactgggattatcaaaaaaaaaaaaaagacttaggTGACGTTTGACTAAggagtttaaaaataaaagaattgaTTCATTCCTAAATCTTGTATTTGGTTAATAGGAATAGaatcaagattttgaaatgaaatccaaaaatttgggtattaatgaaactcacctcttctcttGAGTTTTGATAGgaatgagaatgaaaattaagttttgaacaaaaatactcttaatatatttattcaaattttcttttatttcactttctctctccttattatcgctcattatactttttctctcctcattctctcattatattttttctctcaatatattttttctctcatcacacattctctatcattttttCCCTGCATTCTTTACCATCACACACTCTTTCTCTTCATTCtatttcatcatactttctctctcattacacactctttccttatttttttcatcacactttctctcttctcaatctcttctaccatactttctctctttattttctttcatcacactttctctctcttcagtCTCTCCCATCAAactcttttttcttattttctttcatcat contains:
- the LOC121995854 gene encoding uncharacterized protein LOC121995854 yields the protein MRVAVVGAGITGLAAAYTLAKAGAEVVVYEKEGYLGGHAKTVSFDGILLDFGFMVFNRVTYPNMMELFESLGVETEVSDMSFAISLDDGKGYEWGGRNGFSSLFSQKANLLNPYFWRMIQELLKFKGDVLKYLEKLEGDPDVDRNETLEHFIKSHGYSELFQKGHLIPICATFWSCPPNAVLHFPAYYVLSFFRNSHLLQLSGGPQWHTVKSRSQNYIGRVREELERRSCTIRTGYAVQSVFSTDGGCCVVGADCSKEMYDQCIISAHAPDALKLLGEQATFEEARILGAFQYVYSDIYLHHDKSLMPKNPAAWSACNYLGATHDGVCVTYWLNVLQNLGSTKLPFLVTLNPPRVPKHTLLKWCTSHSFPSVAASKAALELEDIQGKRAIWFSGAYQGYGSHEDGLKAGIMAANSVLGKDTVLLRNPIHMVPSLMERGARHFVIRFLESYISTGYLTLLEEGGNIYEFKGTRKQNTKKAILRVHNPLFYWKIATEADLGLADAYINGYFSFVDKEKGLLDFLLILIANRELRNFFGRGWWTPMFATAGFASARYFFKHMWRQNTIKQAIQNISNHYDLSNDFFSLILDETMSYSCAIFKTLNEDLKTAQLHKISLLIKKAQIDGTHEVLEIGCGWGGFAIEVVKQTGCRYTGITLSVKQLEFAKKRSKDEGLEDSITFMLMDYRHLPKIHKYDRIISCETVEAVGHEFMDEFFSCCDSVLAEDGIFVLQFSSIPDQRYDEYRRSSDFLKEYMFPGLCVPSLSRITAMNMMASSKFCIEQLENIGNQYYQTLTSWRNNLLANKDKIIALGFDEKFVRTWEYYFIYCAAGFQSCTLELYQIVLSRPGNVGAFGDPFKLPHRHYV